In Streptomyces longhuiensis, the following proteins share a genomic window:
- a CDS encoding ester cyclase, translating to MTFVQLIDCKTSRFDEMNQLMDTWAERTKGKRTATHSVVGKDRSDASHFIEIVEFPSYEEAMRNSNLPETDTIFREMVALCDEMPTFTDLEVVRDEQLYAGNARRFFETVATEGELPPLNDLLAEDYHDHDPGNVTDTIGLDAMRREIEMYRRGFDIDFTIDDQITEGDRVCTRWTFKGDHNGDFMGIPATGKQVTMTGATIFRFQEDGKIVEGWWHNDRLGLMAQLGALDQLES from the coding sequence ATGACGTTCGTGCAACTGATCGACTGCAAGACCAGCCGATTCGACGAGATGAACCAGCTCATGGACACATGGGCGGAGCGCACCAAGGGGAAGCGGACCGCGACGCACAGCGTCGTCGGCAAGGACCGGTCCGACGCGTCGCACTTCATCGAGATCGTGGAGTTCCCGTCGTACGAGGAGGCGATGCGGAACTCGAACCTTCCGGAGACCGACACGATCTTCCGGGAGATGGTCGCCCTCTGCGACGAGATGCCCACCTTCACCGACCTCGAGGTGGTGCGGGACGAGCAGTTGTACGCGGGCAACGCGCGTCGGTTCTTCGAGACGGTCGCCACCGAGGGTGAACTGCCGCCGCTCAACGACCTGCTCGCGGAGGACTACCACGACCACGACCCCGGCAACGTGACGGACACCATCGGTCTCGACGCGATGCGGCGCGAGATCGAGATGTACCGCCGCGGGTTCGACATCGACTTCACCATCGACGACCAGATCACCGAAGGCGACCGCGTGTGCACGCGGTGGACCTTCAAGGGCGACCACAACGGCGACTTCATGGGGATTCCGGCGACGGGCAAGCAGGTCACGATGACCGGCGCGACCATCTTCCGGTTCCAGGAGGACGGGAAGATCGTCGAGGGCTGGTGGCACAACGACCGGCTGGGGCTGATGGCCCAGCTCGGCGCGCTCGATCAGCTCGAGTCCTGA
- a CDS encoding sigma-70 family RNA polymerase sigma factor, translating to MRDDEAAGRGAIGELVHSAVEGDEQATHDLLAHVHPLAIRYCRSRLTRLPGDARHFVEDLAQEVCVAVLLALPRYKDTGRPFEAFVFAIAAHKVADLQRAAMRHPGSTAVPSDEMPERPDDSLGPEERALLSSDAEWAKKLLANLPDNQRELLLLRIAVGLTAEETGQMLGMSPGAVRVAQHRALSRLRALAEQ from the coding sequence ATGCGCGACGACGAGGCAGCCGGCCGAGGAGCCATCGGCGAACTGGTCCACAGCGCCGTCGAGGGCGACGAGCAGGCCACGCACGACCTTCTCGCGCACGTCCACCCCCTCGCCATCCGCTACTGCCGCAGCCGTCTGACCCGACTGCCGGGTGACGCACGGCACTTCGTGGAGGATCTCGCGCAGGAAGTCTGTGTCGCGGTGCTCCTCGCGCTGCCGCGCTACAAGGACACCGGGCGCCCCTTCGAGGCGTTCGTCTTCGCCATCGCCGCGCACAAGGTCGCGGATCTGCAGCGCGCCGCCATGCGGCATCCCGGTTCCACCGCCGTGCCCTCCGACGAGATGCCGGAGCGGCCCGACGACTCGCTCGGACCGGAGGAGCGGGCCCTGCTCAGCAGCGATGCCGAGTGGGCGAAGAAGCTTCTCGCCAACCTTCCGGACAACCAGCGTGAGCTGCTGCTGCTCCGGATCGCCGTCGGCCTCACCGCCGAGGAGACCGGACAGATGCTCGGCATGTCGCCGGGCGCCGTCCGCGTCGCCCAGCACCGCGCGCTCAGCCGGCTGCGGGCGCTCGCCGAGCAGTGA
- a CDS encoding MOSC domain-containing protein gives MKLLSLNVGRPEASEHTDQAEGVTGIDKRPVPGPVRVAAPGPKGVGAGGVEGDAVCDKRHHGGDDQAVYAFAREDLDEWEGTLGHDLRNGSFGENLTTEGVDVTGAKIGERWRVGPDLILEVASGRIPCRTFQGHLGEKGWVKRFTARAAPGAYLRVIEPGAIRAGDTIEIVHRPDHEVTVAFQFRAVTTDRDLLPRLLVAADALDPEAVEAARTYVAKYGDGDTAGGVA, from the coding sequence ATGAAGCTTCTGTCTCTGAACGTGGGTCGCCCCGAGGCCAGTGAGCACACCGACCAGGCCGAGGGCGTGACCGGTATCGACAAGCGACCGGTCCCGGGCCCCGTCCGGGTGGCGGCGCCCGGGCCCAAGGGGGTCGGCGCCGGCGGCGTCGAAGGGGACGCCGTGTGCGACAAGCGCCATCACGGCGGCGACGACCAGGCGGTCTACGCCTTCGCCCGCGAGGACCTCGACGAGTGGGAGGGCACGCTCGGCCACGATCTGCGCAACGGCTCGTTCGGCGAGAACCTCACCACCGAGGGTGTCGACGTGACGGGCGCGAAGATCGGCGAGCGCTGGCGCGTCGGCCCCGACCTGATCCTCGAGGTGGCCTCGGGCCGGATCCCCTGCCGCACGTTCCAGGGCCACCTCGGCGAGAAGGGGTGGGTCAAGCGCTTCACCGCGCGGGCCGCGCCCGGCGCGTATCTGCGGGTGATCGAGCCGGGCGCGATCCGGGCGGGCGACACGATAGAGATCGTCCACCGGCCCGACCACGAGGTGACCGTCGCCTTCCAGTTCCGGGCCGTCACGACCGACCGGGACCTGCTCCCGCGGCTGCTCGTCGCGGCGGACGCACTCGACCCCGAGGCAGTCGAGGCGGCTCGTACGTACGTGGCGAAGTACGGAGACGGGGACACGGCGGGCGGCGTGGCGTAG
- a CDS encoding GuaB3 family IMP dehydrogenase-related protein, whose protein sequence is MTEIEIGRGKRGRRAYAFDDIAVVPSRRTRDPKEVSIAWQIDAYRFELPFLAAPMDSVVSPATAIRIGELGGLGVLNLEGLWTRYEDPQPLLDEIGELDTESATRRLQEIYEAPIKEELIGQRIKEVRDSGVVTAAALSPQRTAQFSKAVVDAGVDIFVIRGTTVSAEHVSGAAEPLNLKQFIYELDVPVIVGGCATYTAALHLMRTGAAGVLVGFGGGAAHTTRNVLGIQVPMATAVADVAAARRDYMDESGGRYVHVIADGGVGWSGDLPKAIACGADAVMMGSPLARATDAPGRGHHWGMEAVHEDVPRGKKVDLGTVGTTEEVLTGPSHTPDGSMNFFGALKRAMATTGYSELKEFQRVEVTVADSQHRR, encoded by the coding sequence GTGACTGAGATCGAGATCGGGCGCGGCAAGCGCGGCCGCCGGGCGTACGCCTTCGACGACATCGCCGTCGTACCGAGCCGTCGTACGCGCGACCCGAAGGAGGTCTCGATCGCCTGGCAGATCGACGCCTACCGCTTTGAGCTGCCGTTCCTGGCGGCTCCCATGGACTCGGTCGTCTCGCCGGCCACGGCCATCCGGATCGGGGAGCTCGGTGGCCTCGGCGTGCTGAACCTCGAGGGCCTGTGGACCCGCTACGAGGACCCGCAGCCGCTGCTCGACGAGATCGGCGAGCTGGACACGGAGAGCGCCACGCGCCGCCTCCAGGAGATCTACGAGGCTCCCATCAAGGAGGAGCTGATCGGGCAGCGCATCAAGGAGGTGCGCGACTCCGGTGTCGTCACCGCCGCCGCGCTGTCGCCGCAGCGCACCGCCCAGTTCTCCAAGGCCGTCGTGGACGCGGGCGTCGACATCTTCGTGATCCGGGGGACCACCGTGTCCGCCGAGCACGTCTCCGGTGCCGCCGAGCCGCTGAACCTGAAGCAGTTCATCTACGAGCTGGACGTGCCGGTCATCGTGGGCGGCTGCGCCACGTACACCGCCGCGCTGCACCTGATGCGCACCGGCGCGGCCGGTGTGCTCGTCGGCTTCGGTGGCGGCGCCGCGCACACCACGCGCAACGTGCTGGGCATCCAGGTGCCGATGGCGACCGCCGTGGCCGATGTGGCCGCAGCCCGCCGCGACTACATGGACGAGTCCGGCGGCCGGTACGTGCACGTGATCGCCGACGGTGGCGTGGGCTGGTCCGGCGACCTGCCGAAGGCCATCGCCTGCGGCGCCGACGCCGTGATGATGGGCTCTCCGCTGGCGCGCGCCACGGACGCGCCCGGCCGCGGCCACCACTGGGGCATGGAGGCCGTACACGAGGACGTGCCGCGCGGCAAGAAGGTCGACCTCGGGACCGTCGGTACGACGGAGGAGGTCCTCACCGGGCCTTCGCACACTCCGGACGGTTCGATGAACTTCTTCGGCGCCCTCAAGCGCGCCATGGCGACGACCGGCTACAGCGAGCTCAAGGAGTTCCAGCGGGTCGAGGTCACGGTGGCGGATTCGCAGCACCGCCGCTGA
- a CDS encoding LysR family transcriptional regulator, with translation MIEARHLRVLRAVAATGSFSAAARELGCTQPAVSQQMKALESSAGTPLLIRTGREMRLTQAGEALVRHAAGILAGLTAAEEEVAAIAGLRAGRVRLVSFPSGSSTLVPTALAALRAAHPGTRVSLVEAEPPRSVGMLREGDCDVALAFRYEGAQAAEDWDDLVVRPLLADRLVGLVPEGHRLAKSDAVSIGELADEPWIAGCPRCRRQLVEVCEGAGFTPRIDFATDDYPAVIGLVGAGLGVAVLPELAIESVRPKGARTVTVEPAVQREIVALTLPDLAQVPAVAAMLDHLARAAAR, from the coding sequence ATGATCGAGGCCCGTCATCTCCGTGTCCTGCGCGCCGTGGCCGCCACCGGCTCCTTCTCGGCGGCCGCCCGCGAACTCGGCTGCACCCAGCCGGCGGTCAGCCAGCAGATGAAGGCCCTCGAATCCTCCGCGGGCACCCCGCTCCTCATCCGTACGGGTCGCGAGATGCGACTCACTCAGGCGGGTGAAGCTCTGGTGCGACACGCGGCGGGAATCCTGGCCGGGCTGACCGCGGCGGAGGAAGAGGTCGCCGCCATCGCGGGCCTGCGCGCGGGTCGTGTCCGGCTCGTCTCGTTCCCCAGCGGCAGCTCCACGCTCGTCCCCACGGCGCTGGCCGCCCTGCGCGCCGCGCACCCCGGCACCCGCGTCTCCCTGGTGGAGGCGGAGCCGCCGCGCTCGGTCGGGATGCTGCGTGAGGGTGACTGCGATGTGGCCCTGGCCTTCCGTTACGAAGGGGCGCAGGCCGCGGAGGACTGGGACGACCTCGTCGTACGTCCGCTGCTGGCCGACCGGCTCGTCGGACTCGTCCCTGAGGGGCACCGGCTGGCCAAGTCGGACGCGGTCTCCATCGGTGAGCTGGCCGACGAACCCTGGATCGCGGGCTGCCCGCGCTGTCGCCGGCAGTTGGTGGAGGTCTGCGAGGGCGCGGGATTCACTCCGCGCATCGACTTCGCGACCGACGACTATCCGGCGGTGATCGGCCTGGTCGGCGCCGGCCTCGGTGTGGCGGTCCTGCCGGAACTCGCGATCGAATCCGTACGCCCCAAGGGTGCACGGACAGTGACGGTGGAGCCGGCTGTGCAGCGCGAGATCGTCGCCCTCACACTGCCCGACCTGGCCCAGGTGCCGGCCGTGGCAGCCATGCTCGACCACCTGGCGCGGGCCGCGGCCCGCTGA
- the groL gene encoding chaperonin GroEL (60 kDa chaperone family; promotes refolding of misfolded polypeptides especially under stressful conditions; forms two stacked rings of heptamers to form a barrel-shaped 14mer; ends can be capped by GroES; misfolded proteins enter the barrel where they are refolded when GroES binds) → MAKILKFDEDARRALERGVNKLADTVKVTIGPKGRNVVIDKKFGAPTITNDGVTIAREVEIDDPYENLGAQLVKEVATKTNDIAGDGTTTATVLAQALVKEGLRNVAAGASPAALKKGIDAAVKAVSEELLATARPIEDKADIAAVAGLSAQDSQVGELIAEAMDKVGKDGVITVEESNTFGLELDFTEGMAFDKGYLSPYFVTDQERMEAVLEDPYILINQGKISSIQDMLPLLEKVIQAGGSKPLLIIAEDVEGEALSTLVVNKIRGTFNAVAVKAPGFGDRRKAMLGDMATLTGATVIAEEVGLKLDQAGLDVLGTARRVTITKDDTTIVDGGGNKADVEGRVNQIKAEIENTDSDWDREKLQERLAKLAGGVCVIKVGAATEVELKEKKHRLEDAISATRAAVEEGIVSGGGSALVHAVKVLEGNLDKTGDEATGVAVVRRAAVEPLRWIAENAGLEGYVITSKVAELDKGQGFNAATGEYGDLVKAGVIDPVKVTRSALENAASIASLLLTTETLVVEKPAEEEPEAGGHGHGHSH, encoded by the coding sequence ATGGCGAAGATCCTGAAGTTCGACGAGGACGCCCGTCGCGCCCTCGAGCGCGGCGTCAACAAGCTTGCCGACACGGTCAAGGTGACGATCGGCCCCAAGGGCCGCAACGTCGTCATCGACAAGAAGTTCGGCGCTCCCACCATCACCAACGACGGTGTCACGATCGCCCGCGAGGTCGAGATCGACGACCCGTACGAGAACCTCGGCGCCCAGCTGGTGAAGGAGGTGGCGACCAAGACCAACGACATCGCGGGTGACGGCACCACCACCGCCACCGTGCTCGCCCAGGCCCTGGTCAAGGAAGGCCTGCGCAACGTCGCCGCCGGCGCCTCCCCGGCCGCCCTGAAGAAGGGCATCGACGCCGCGGTCAAGGCCGTGTCCGAGGAGCTCCTCGCGACCGCCCGCCCGATCGAGGACAAGGCCGACATCGCCGCAGTCGCCGGTCTGTCCGCCCAGGACTCGCAGGTCGGCGAGCTCATCGCCGAGGCGATGGACAAGGTCGGCAAGGACGGTGTCATCACCGTCGAGGAGTCCAACACCTTCGGTCTGGAGCTGGACTTCACCGAGGGCATGGCGTTCGACAAGGGCTACCTGTCTCCGTACTTCGTGACGGACCAGGAGCGCATGGAGGCCGTGCTCGAGGACCCGTACATCCTGATCAACCAGGGCAAGATCTCCTCCATCCAGGACATGCTGCCGCTGCTCGAGAAGGTCATCCAGGCCGGTGGCTCCAAGCCGCTCCTGATCATCGCCGAGGACGTCGAGGGCGAGGCCCTGTCGACCCTGGTCGTGAACAAGATCCGCGGCACGTTCAACGCCGTCGCCGTCAAGGCGCCCGGCTTCGGTGACCGCCGCAAGGCGATGCTCGGCGACATGGCCACCCTCACCGGTGCCACCGTCATCGCCGAGGAGGTCGGCCTCAAGCTCGACCAGGCCGGTCTGGACGTGCTCGGCACCGCCCGCCGCGTGACCATCACCAAGGACGACACCACGATCGTCGACGGTGGCGGCAACAAGGCCGACGTCGAGGGCCGCGTCAACCAGATCAAGGCCGAGATCGAGAACACGGACTCCGACTGGGACCGCGAGAAGCTCCAGGAGCGCCTCGCGAAGCTCGCCGGCGGCGTGTGCGTGATCAAGGTCGGCGCCGCCACCGAGGTGGAGCTCAAGGAGAAGAAGCACCGTCTGGAGGACGCCATCTCCGCGACCCGCGCCGCGGTCGAGGAGGGCATCGTCTCCGGTGGTGGCTCCGCTCTGGTGCACGCCGTCAAGGTCCTCGAGGGCAACCTCGACAAGACCGGCGACGAGGCCACCGGTGTCGCGGTCGTGCGCCGCGCCGCCGTCGAGCCGCTGCGCTGGATCGCCGAGAACGCCGGCCTCGAGGGCTACGTCATCACCTCGAAGGTCGCCGAGCTCGACAAGGGCCAGGGCTTCAACGCCGCGACCGGCGAGTACGGCGACCTGGTCAAGGCCGGCGTCATCGACCCGGTCAAGGTCACCCGCTCCGCCCTGGAGAACGCCGCGTCCATCGCTTCGCTGCTGCTCACGACCGAGACCCTGGTCGTCGAGAAGCCGGCGGAGGAGGAGCCCGAGGCCGGCGGCCACGGGCACGGCCACTCCCACTAG
- a CDS encoding SDR family NAD(P)-dependent oxidoreductase, whose protein sequence is MTTALITGSTSGIGAAFARRLAADGHDLVLVARDTKRLREQATELHDRHGIEAEVLTADLSTDEGIGAVEARLTDGKRPVDLLINNAGFGNKGQYLEVPLADELTMLKVHCEAVLRLTSAAVAPMRERGRGGVVNVASVAAFVPRGTYGASKAWVVQFTQGAARDLAGSGVRLMALCPGFVRTEFHQRADMGTDNIPKWMWLDADKLVAAGLADLARGKSLSIPDPRYKTLMGVVKLAPRGLLGGVTAKTGRKYGPQ, encoded by the coding sequence ATGACTACCGCTCTGATTACGGGATCCACCTCGGGGATCGGTGCCGCGTTCGCGCGCCGGCTCGCCGCGGACGGCCACGACCTCGTCCTGGTGGCGCGTGACACCAAGCGGCTGCGGGAGCAGGCCACCGAGCTCCACGACCGGCACGGCATCGAGGCCGAGGTGCTCACGGCGGACCTCTCCACCGACGAGGGCATCGGCGCGGTCGAGGCACGACTGACCGACGGCAAGCGTCCGGTGGACCTGCTGATCAACAACGCGGGCTTCGGCAACAAGGGCCAGTACCTGGAGGTGCCGCTCGCCGACGAGTTGACCATGCTGAAGGTCCACTGCGAGGCGGTCCTGCGGCTCACGTCCGCAGCGGTGGCACCGATGCGTGAGCGCGGCAGGGGCGGCGTGGTGAACGTGGCGTCGGTGGCGGCGTTCGTGCCGCGCGGGACGTACGGCGCGTCGAAGGCGTGGGTCGTGCAGTTCACGCAGGGCGCGGCGCGGGACCTGGCCGGCAGCGGTGTGCGGCTCATGGCGCTCTGCCCGGGCTTCGTCCGTACGGAGTTCCACCAGCGGGCCGACATGGGCACCGACAACATCCCCAAGTGGATGTGGCTCGACGCCGACAAGCTGGTCGCGGCGGGGCTCGCCGATCTGGCGCGCGGCAAGTCGCTGTCGATCCCGGATCCGCGGTACAAGACGCTGATGGGTGTCGTGAAGCTGGCGCCTCGCGGGCTGCTCGGCGGTGTCACGGCGAAGACGGGGCGCAAGTACGGGCCTCAGTAA
- a CDS encoding WhiB family transcriptional regulator, translating into MADFSRLPGPNADLWDWQLLAACRGVDSSLFFHPEGERGAARSARENSAKEVCMRCPVRAECAAHALQVREPYGVWGGLTEDEREELMGRARNRLVAAAPAPAGGAPPGVNG; encoded by the coding sequence ATGGCAGATTTCTCCCGCCTTCCCGGACCGAACGCAGATCTGTGGGACTGGCAGCTCCTCGCGGCCTGCCGTGGGGTGGACAGCTCGCTCTTCTTCCATCCGGAGGGAGAGCGGGGAGCGGCGCGCAGCGCCCGTGAGAACTCGGCCAAAGAGGTCTGCATGAGGTGTCCGGTGCGCGCGGAGTGCGCTGCTCATGCGCTCCAGGTACGCGAGCCGTACGGCGTGTGGGGCGGCCTGACCGAGGACGAGCGCGAGGAGCTCATGGGCCGCGCCCGCAACAGACTCGTCGCCGCCGCACCGGCGCCGGCGGGCGGCGCCCCACCCGGGGTGAACGGCTGA
- the guaB gene encoding IMP dehydrogenase: MTANVDGVPEKFATLGLTYDDVLLLPGASEVLPNAVDTSSRISRNVRVNIPLLSAAMDKVTESRMAIAMARQGGVGVLHRNLSIEDQVNQVDLVKRSESGMVTDPITVHPDATLAEADALCAKFRISGVPVTDPAGKLLGIVTNRDMAFESDRSRQVREVMTPMPLVTGKVGISGVDAMELLRRHKIEKLPLVDDAGVLKGLITVKDFVKAEQYPNAAKDAEGRLLVGAAVGASPEALERAQALAEAGADFLIVDTSHGHNSNALNWMAKIKSSVGVDVIGGNVATRDGAQALIDAGVDGVKVGVGPGSICTTRVVAGIGVPQVTAIYEAALAARAAGVPVIGDGGLQYSGDIGKALAAGADTVMLGSLLAGCEESPGELLFINGKQFKSYRGMGSLGAMQSRGQGRSYSKDRYFQAEVASDDKLVPEGIEGQVPYRGPLANVLHQLVGGLRQTMGYVGAASIDEMETKGRFVRITSAGLKESHPHDIQMTVEAPNYSRSK, from the coding sequence ATGACTGCAAACGTCGACGGAGTGCCCGAGAAATTCGCGACACTCGGGCTGACCTACGACGACGTGCTGCTGCTGCCGGGCGCGTCCGAGGTCCTCCCGAACGCGGTCGACACCTCGTCCCGGATCTCCCGCAACGTGCGCGTGAACATTCCGCTGCTGTCGGCGGCGATGGACAAGGTCACCGAGTCCCGCATGGCCATCGCCATGGCGCGGCAGGGTGGCGTCGGCGTGCTGCACCGCAACCTGTCGATCGAGGACCAGGTCAACCAGGTCGACCTCGTGAAGCGTTCCGAGTCCGGCATGGTGACCGACCCGATCACCGTGCACCCGGACGCGACGCTGGCCGAGGCCGACGCGCTGTGTGCGAAGTTCCGCATCAGCGGCGTCCCGGTGACCGACCCGGCGGGCAAGCTGCTCGGCATCGTCACCAACCGCGACATGGCGTTCGAGTCCGACCGCAGCCGGCAGGTGCGCGAGGTCATGACGCCGATGCCGCTCGTGACCGGCAAGGTCGGCATCTCCGGCGTCGACGCCATGGAGCTGCTGCGCCGCCACAAGATCGAGAAGCTTCCGCTGGTCGACGACGCGGGCGTCCTCAAGGGCCTCATCACGGTCAAGGACTTCGTGAAGGCCGAGCAGTACCCGAACGCCGCGAAGGACGCCGAGGGCCGCCTCCTCGTCGGTGCCGCGGTGGGCGCCAGCCCCGAGGCCCTGGAGCGCGCTCAGGCGCTGGCCGAGGCGGGCGCGGACTTCCTCATCGTGGACACGTCGCACGGACACAACAGCAACGCGCTGAACTGGATGGCGAAGATCAAGTCCAGCGTCGGCGTCGACGTCATCGGCGGCAACGTCGCGACGCGTGACGGCGCGCAGGCCCTGATCGACGCCGGTGTCGACGGCGTGAAGGTCGGTGTGGGCCCCGGCTCCATCTGCACGACGCGCGTGGTCGCCGGTATCGGTGTCCCGCAGGTCACCGCCATCTACGAGGCGGCTCTCGCCGCCCGCGCCGCCGGCGTCCCGGTCATCGGTGACGGCGGTCTGCAGTACTCCGGCGACATCGGCAAGGCGCTCGCCGCCGGCGCCGACACGGTGATGCTGGGCAGCCTCCTCGCGGGTTGTGAGGAGTCCCCGGGCGAGCTGCTGTTCATCAACGGCAAGCAGTTCAAGTCGTACCGCGGCATGGGCTCCCTCGGGGCGATGCAGTCCCGCGGGCAGGGCCGGTCGTACTCCAAGGACCGCTACTTCCAGGCCGAGGTCGCCTCCGACGACAAGCTCGTGCCCGAGGGCATCGAGGGCCAGGTGCCCTACCGCGGCCCGCTGGCCAACGTGCTGCACCAGCTCGTCGGCGGCCTGCGCCAGACGATGGGCTATGTGGGCGCCGCCTCCATCGACGAGATGGAGACCAAGGGCCGCTTCGTGCGGATCACGTCCGCGGGCCTCAAGGAGAGCCACCCGCACGACATCCAGATGACGGTCGAAGCACCGAACTACAGCCGCAGCAAGTAG
- a CDS encoding nucleotide sugar dehydrogenase: MPADLAVIGLGHLGLPLAQAAVATGIATIGYDPVRATDLAAGRLPGDGAEGTLTAADIRRMLSGGFRPTGDPIELGRVRTAVICAPAPLGADRSLDLTQLTDATRALATRLRPHTTVIIETPVAPGTTEGVLRPLLEDGSGLRAGRDFHLAYSPGRLDPGSRTHAYATTPKVIGGLTPACTESAAAFYGRLSDKVVRARGPREAETVQLLETNYRHVNIALVNEMAVLCHDLGVDLWDVIRCAETKPFGFQAFRPGPGVGGHGVPQDLSRPPVPVRPLRMVELAQQVNHHMPQYVIQRAATLLNEHGKSARGARVLLLGVTYKPDVADLEGTPAQEIATRLMQLGAAVSYHDPHIPSWNVLGHPVPRADFLYEAAADADLTILLQQHRTYDLQGLSVKAQLLLDTRGATPMGAAHRL, from the coding sequence ATGCCCGCAGATCTCGCCGTCATCGGACTCGGTCACCTCGGCCTGCCCCTCGCCCAGGCCGCCGTCGCCACCGGCATCGCGACCATCGGCTACGACCCCGTACGCGCCACCGACCTCGCGGCCGGCCGGCTCCCCGGCGACGGCGCCGAGGGAACCCTGACCGCCGCCGACATCCGCCGGATGCTCTCGGGGGGCTTCCGGCCCACCGGCGACCCCATCGAACTCGGCCGCGTCCGCACCGCGGTCATCTGTGCCCCCGCGCCCCTCGGCGCGGACCGCTCCCTCGACCTCACGCAGCTGACCGACGCCACGCGCGCCCTCGCCACCCGGCTGCGCCCCCACACCACAGTGATCATCGAGACCCCGGTCGCCCCCGGCACCACCGAAGGCGTCCTGCGCCCCCTCCTGGAGGACGGCTCGGGGCTCCGGGCCGGCCGCGACTTCCACCTCGCCTACTCCCCCGGCCGCCTCGACCCCGGCAGCCGCACGCACGCGTACGCCACGACCCCCAAGGTCATCGGCGGCCTCACCCCCGCCTGCACCGAGTCCGCCGCCGCCTTCTACGGCCGCCTGTCCGACAAGGTGGTTCGCGCGCGTGGACCACGCGAGGCCGAGACCGTCCAGCTCCTGGAGACCAACTACCGCCACGTCAACATCGCCCTGGTCAACGAGATGGCCGTCCTCTGCCACGACCTGGGCGTCGACCTGTGGGACGTCATCCGCTGTGCCGAGACCAAGCCGTTCGGCTTCCAGGCGTTCCGCCCCGGCCCCGGCGTCGGCGGCCACGGAGTCCCCCAGGACCTCTCACGCCCGCCCGTCCCGGTCCGCCCCCTGCGCATGGTCGAACTGGCCCAGCAGGTCAACCACCACATGCCCCAGTACGTGATCCAGCGCGCCGCCACCCTCCTCAACGAACACGGCAAGTCGGCCCGCGGCGCCCGGGTCCTGCTCCTCGGCGTCACGTACAAGCCCGACGTCGCCGACCTGGAGGGCACCCCCGCCCAGGAGATCGCCACCCGGCTGATGCAGCTGGGCGCGGCGGTCAGCTACCACGACCCGCACATCCCGTCGTGGAACGTCCTCGGCCACCCGGTCCCCCGCGCGGACTTCCTCTACGAGGCCGCCGCGGACGCCGACCTGACGATCCTGCTCCAGCAGCACCGCACGTACGACCTCCAGGGCCTGTCCGTGAAGGCCCAGCTCCTCCTGGACACCCGGGGCGCCACCCCGATGGGCGCGGCCCACCGCCTGTGA
- the groES gene encoding co-chaperone GroES, which translates to MTTTSSKVAIKPLEDRIVVQPLDAEQTTASGLVIPDTAKEKPQEGVVLAVGPGRFENGERLPLDVQTGDIVLYSKYGGTEVKYNGEEYLVLSARDVLAIVEK; encoded by the coding sequence GTGACGACCACCAGCTCCAAGGTTGCCATCAAGCCGCTCGAGGACCGCATTGTGGTCCAGCCGCTCGACGCCGAGCAGACCACCGCCTCTGGCCTGGTCATCCCGGACACCGCGAAGGAGAAGCCCCAGGAGGGCGTCGTCCTCGCCGTGGGCCCGGGTCGCTTCGAGAACGGCGAGCGCCTGCCGCTCGACGTGCAGACCGGCGACATCGTGCTGTACAGCAAGTACGGCGGCACCGAGGTGAAGTACAACGGCGAGGAGTACCTCGTCCTCTCGGCTCGCGACGTGCTCGCGATCGTCGAGAAGTAA
- a CDS encoding response regulator transcription factor translates to MTSVLVCDDSPLAREALRRAVATVPGVERVTTAANGEEVLRRWGADRSDLILMDVRMPGLGGVETVRRLLSADPGARIIMLTVAEDLDGVALAVAAGARGYLHKDASRAELRATVTQALADPTWRLAPRRLRSAEMGAAPTLTAREIQVLEGMSHGRSNAEIGRELFLSEDTVKTHARRLFKKLGASDRAHAVALGFRWGLVR, encoded by the coding sequence ATGACATCCGTCCTCGTCTGCGACGACTCCCCGCTTGCCCGAGAAGCGCTCCGCCGCGCGGTCGCGACCGTCCCCGGCGTAGAGCGCGTGACGACCGCGGCCAACGGCGAGGAAGTCCTGCGCCGCTGGGGCGCCGACCGCTCGGACCTGATTCTGATGGACGTACGCATGCCCGGTCTGGGCGGCGTCGAGACGGTCCGGCGACTGCTGTCCGCCGATCCCGGTGCGCGCATCATCATGCTCACCGTGGCCGAGGACCTGGACGGTGTCGCGCTCGCCGTCGCCGCCGGTGCCCGCGGCTATCTGCACAAGGACGCCTCGCGTGCCGAACTGCGTGCCACGGTGACGCAGGCGCTCGCCGACCCGACCTGGCGGCTCGCGCCGCGCAGACTGCGGTCGGCCGAGATGGGTGCGGCGCCGACGCTCACGGCGCGTGAGATCCAGGTGCTCGAGGGCATGAGCCACGGCCGGTCCAACGCGGAGATCGGGCGCGAGCTCTTCCTCTCCGAGGACACGGTCAAGACGCACGCACGCCGCCTCTTCAAGAAGCTCGGCGCCTCGGACCGCGCGCACGCCGTGGCGCTCGGCTTCCGCTGGGGCCTGGTCCGCTAA